A portion of the Mesobacillus sp. AQ2 genome contains these proteins:
- a CDS encoding SDR family oxidoreductase: MKAIIVTGAGTGLGKELSLLLAKQDYHMILTGRTEDKLNAVKEQIEQSGGSATALTLDLRNLEDIKEKALLISKKHELYGLINNAGLGYFGPFSESSDTEIEEMFQTNVFGTIHMTKAILPYLELNHEGLVLNIVSTAGLRGKKNEAVYCSSKFAVRGFTESLQKEYEETDIRFVAAYMGGMNTPFWDESEHVADPARFRSAAEVAGIIIDNLEKPEIVIESKKS, translated from the coding sequence TCTCACTGCTGCTGGCCAAACAGGATTACCATATGATTTTGACAGGAAGAACAGAAGATAAACTAAATGCCGTCAAGGAGCAGATTGAACAATCAGGGGGAAGTGCCACCGCACTCACGCTTGACCTTCGCAATCTGGAGGATATCAAGGAGAAAGCGTTGTTGATTAGCAAAAAACATGAATTGTACGGGCTCATAAATAATGCCGGCCTCGGATACTTCGGTCCGTTCTCCGAAAGCTCCGATACAGAAATCGAAGAAATGTTCCAGACAAATGTTTTTGGAACGATCCATATGACGAAGGCCATCCTTCCCTACCTTGAACTGAATCATGAGGGCCTTGTCCTGAACATCGTCTCGACGGCCGGACTACGGGGGAAAAAGAATGAAGCTGTCTATTGTTCCAGCAAATTCGCCGTCAGAGGCTTTACCGAAAGCCTGCAGAAGGAGTACGAAGAAACAGACATCCGTTTCGTCGCTGCCTATATGGGCGGGATGAATACTCCATTCTGGGATGAAAGCGAGCATGTGGCAGACCCGGCTAGGTTTCGTTCTGCTGCTGAAGTGGCCGGAATCATTATCGATAATCTCGAAAAACCCGAAATTGTTATAGAATCGAAAAAATCATGA